The nucleotide sequence GACATGAAATTCTTCCGCGACACCACCAAGGGTCACATCATGATCATGGGGCGCAAGACGTTTGATTCTTTCAACGGCCGCGCCCTTCCCAACCGATACCACATCGTGGTGACACGCGATCCTTCCAAACAAAGTTTCAATTCCACCGAATCAAGTCCCGTGGTTTTTGTTTCTTCCATCGAAGAAGCAGTGAAACACGCAGAACCTTTGACCGAGAAATGGGGCGACGAAGTTTTCATTATTGGCGGCGGCGAGATCTACAAACAGGCGATGCCGATCACTGACAAAATCTATCTGACCCTGATCCATCGCGAGTTTCCGGGGGACACTTATTACCCTGAAATTGACCAAAAGGTGTTCACTCAAACCCAGCGACGTGACATCGAAACGCCTATTCCTTTTTCGTTTCTGACTTACTTGCGCAAGTAGGGTCCAGAATCAAGTCCCATGTTGAGACTGATTCAATTTGGACTCTACCAATGCGATATTTTTTCCGAGAATAGAGTTAAGACGCTAATCCCGGAGTGCCTTATGAGTTCTTCCAAGACTGCGAAACGATTCAGAACCAAAGAGATGGCTTCGGTCGAAGTGTACGGCCACATAGGCATTCTGGTGGCCAAGCTTCGCAACATCTCGCAGACCGGCGCCTTTCTGGAAGTCTCGCAAGGAGACTATGTCCCGCAAAAAGGGGACCTTCTAAACCTTACAGTCAAGTTAGACACTGTCGATCGTACGCACAACGTGGCGGCCGAAGTGATATGGAGCAAAGGACTGGGCCTGGGCATTTGCTTTATCAACAAGGATCAAATCCTTGAAAGAATGATGGCCAAAGCCGGAGCCTTCTAATAAGATCTCTGCATCATGCAGATTCAAAACTCTCACGATCTCAGCTCTTCCAACACCCTTCAATTGCGCTCTTATGCAGAACGCTTTGTTGAGCTGTACACACCTGCAGATCTGTCCACCCTGCTGATGAATCCTGACCTGAAAAAGCTGTCTTGGAAAATCCTGGGTGGCGGCAGCAATCTGGTTCTGCCTTCACAGATCGAAGGCCTGGTGCTGAAGGTCTCGAACCTTGGTCGCAAACTGATTCACGAAGATCCGGATTACTGGTTCGTCAAAGCCCAGGCCGGAGAAGTCTGGAATGACTTTGTTCAATGGACCCTGGAAGAAGGCTATTGGGGCCTTGAAAACCTTTCCTTGATTCCTGGCACCGTGGGCGCAGCCCCGATTCAAAACATCGGTGCTTACGGCGTAGAGGTTAAAGACACCCTGTGGGAAGTCCATGCCCTGGATTTGCAAACTGGTGAACCAAAAGTTTTCAGCAATAAAGAATGTCATTTCTCTTACCGCGACAGTTACTTCAAACAAGAAAGTGCTGGCCGCTACCTTATCTGGGATGTGACTTTCCGTCTGCCCAAGAAAAACACTTTGCACCTGGAATACGGCGACATCCGCAAAGAAGTTGAGCGCAACAACTGGCCTCAGGATCCTCGTCACGTGGCACAAGCCGTGATCAACATTCGTCAAAGCAAACTGCCGGATCCCAAAGTCATCGGCAACGCGGGAAGCTTCTTTAAAAACCCTATCGTCAGCAAAGAGCTGCGCGATGGCCTGCTTTCAAAACACAACGACCTTGTCAGCTTCCCTTTCGAGGACCGCTTTAAGCTTGCAGCCGGCTGGCTGATTGATCGCGCGGGCTGGAAGGGCAAGAAGCTGGGCCCCGTGGGCATGTATGAAAAGCAAGCGCTGGTGCTGGTGAATCACGGCGGCGCCACCGCAGACGACGTTTGGAAGCTGGCTCGTCAGGTGTCTTCGGACGTTCACAGCCAATTCGGCGTGGAAATCGAAGCCGAACCCATCCGCTGGTAGATCCCTCTATTTACAATTTAGGTCCACTGAATAAATCTTATTCATCTGAAAGACGCCGATACGCGTTCCTTTGAGTTTCAGAGGTGGAACAGCTTTCGCATTCTAATCAGCCGGAACAAATCAAAACTAAACCGAAAGGAAGTTACATGAAAAAGCTGGTAATGACTGCCTTGCTATTGGTCTCTGGTATCGCGAATGCAAAAAGCCTTTATGTTATCAAAAGCATTGATTACGACGTCACACGCTCGCAAAAAGCAGGCGAAGTGGTCTTCTGCGGCAACCTGGACAGCGAACGCAGCCTGGTTACAGGATGTGTGAATTTGAATCTGATGGAAGACTATCAAGTGCAAGCTGCCGACGACGGCTCCATCGTTCTTACAGAAAAGTCCTCTTCCAAATCCATCATGGTAGGCAATGTCGTGGGTGGAAACTTTATCATGGATGGCTTGGATAAGGGCTATCTGGCAGCCGCAGAATCCAACGGCCGCCTTCGCGTGAACGTACTGGTGCGCAACTCTGTCATCTTCAACGATTCTTTTGGTTGTTCCAGCATCACAGATTGCAGTTGGAATGTGTTGCGTGAAAAAAGAAACTTGTCCCTGGAAGTAAGCCTGGACGGTCAGCGTTTGGAAAAAATCAAACTGAACTAGGCCCTGTTAAATATACAAGCTTGCCCAAAAGGCCCCTCTTCACGATGGGCCTTTTTTATTGCGCTAAACAGGACCTAAGTCGGTCCTCCCCTACCAAAGCCTTGTACCCTAACACAAAAACCTCTCACAATATGGTATCTGAGTTCTGCCTCAGACACCCAAGGAGGGGTTATGAAAAAGACCACCATGTGGATGGCTGCTGTTGCCATTTCTGCTATCAGCTTTTTGCCGCTGCAAAACGCACAATCCGTAGATACCACTCAATATTGGATGAAGGTTCGCGCTGAAGACAAATTCCAGCGAAGCCTGGTTGCCAATACCGGCGCTTCCATCGAAGCGACTCGTGAAGACTACGTGATCGCGGTCGGCAGCCTGGAAGAAAAAAACGCCGTCGAAAAACTGGGACTGCTTGAAGTCAGCTTCCCGATGACCGACTCCATGGACTTCCCGGCGAAAGATGCCGCTTTCCATAACTATGCGGAAATGACCGACAAACTTAGAACTCTGACTTCCCAACACACCGACATTTCCCAGATGAACTCCATCGGAAAGTCACTTGAAGGGCGTGACATCTGGGCGATTCGTATTTCCGGTGACCTTGCCAATGCTGACACTTTTCCCGCGGCGATCTTTATGGGTGGTCACCACGCGCGTGAACATCTGTCTATCGAGCTGCCTCTTTATTATGTCGAATACCTGCTGACCGAATATTCCAAAGGCAATCCGCGTATTCAGCGTCTGGTGAATGCGCGCGATCTGCACTTCATCCCGATGGTCAACCCGGACGGTGCTGAATTTGATATTTCCACCGGCAGCTACAAATCCTGGAGAAAAAACCGCAGACAAAACAGCAACGGAACTTATGGTGTGGATCTGAACCGCAACTATGGCTACGGCTGGGGTGGCGGTGGCGCCAGCACAAGTCCAAGCAGTGACACGTTCCGCGGACCCTCGGCATTCAGTGAACCTGAAACCCAGGCGATCAAACGCTATGTGGAATCTCACGAAAACATCACAAGCCTGCTTTCGTTCCACACGTTCTCGCAGTTGATCTTGTATCCTTGGGGCCACCAGTACGAAGGCATTTCCAACACTCGTGACAAACAAGTTCACGAAGTGATGGCAAAAAAGATGGCTGAATGGAATGGTTACCAGCCACAGCAGTCTTCCGGTCTTTACATCGCCAGCGGGGACACCACAGACTGGTCCTACGGTGAACACAAGATTATTTCTTTCACCTTCGAACTTGATCCGGCCAACAGCGGCTGGGGTTCTGGCGGATTCTATCCGGGCGCGCAGATCATCCCGGAAGTGCAAAGAAAGAATCTGGAGCCGGTGCTTTACATGATCGAGTACGCTGACAATCCTTATCGCGTGCTTGATGGCAACGGACCAATCTTCAAACCCTAGTTTATCGAATCAAAATTAACTCTGAAAAAGGCGGCGCAAGTCGCCTTTTTTATTGTCGTTCGACATTGAATTTTTGAAATTTACTTAGCGAAGGTCCAAAAAAAACAATTGGACTGTCAGAAAAGACCGGACCGACTTCATGCTTGGTGTATGCCAAAGATCAGCTATCAAATCATTCCGCTTCATCATGTGTGCGATACTCAAAAAGAACTTCTGAACGAAGTTTACGGACTGTGGGAGGACACCTTCGGGCGCGTCCTGAACCGCGCCGGAGTTGAACTGGATCACGACGATTTCTTCCGTTGTCATGCAG is from Bdellovibrio bacteriovorus str. Tiberius and encodes:
- a CDS encoding dihydrofolate reductase, translating into MILTHVVACSQNRVIGAQGGLPWNLPEDMKFFRDTTKGHIMIMGRKTFDSFNGRALPNRYHIVVTRDPSKQSFNSTESSPVVFVSSIEEAVKHAEPLTEKWGDEVFIIGGGEIYKQAMPITDKIYLTLIHREFPGDTYYPEIDQKVFTQTQRRDIETPIPFSFLTYLRK
- a CDS encoding M14 family metallopeptidase, with protein sequence MKKTTMWMAAVAISAISFLPLQNAQSVDTTQYWMKVRAEDKFQRSLVANTGASIEATREDYVIAVGSLEEKNAVEKLGLLEVSFPMTDSMDFPAKDAAFHNYAEMTDKLRTLTSQHTDISQMNSIGKSLEGRDIWAIRISGDLANADTFPAAIFMGGHHAREHLSIELPLYYVEYLLTEYSKGNPRIQRLVNARDLHFIPMVNPDGAEFDISTGSYKSWRKNRRQNSNGTYGVDLNRNYGYGWGGGGASTSPSSDTFRGPSAFSEPETQAIKRYVESHENITSLLSFHTFSQLILYPWGHQYEGISNTRDKQVHEVMAKKMAEWNGYQPQQSSGLYIASGDTTDWSYGEHKIISFTFELDPANSGWGSGGFYPGAQIIPEVQRKNLEPVLYMIEYADNPYRVLDGNGPIFKP
- the murB gene encoding UDP-N-acetylmuramate dehydrogenase — encoded protein: MQIQNSHDLSSSNTLQLRSYAERFVELYTPADLSTLLMNPDLKKLSWKILGGGSNLVLPSQIEGLVLKVSNLGRKLIHEDPDYWFVKAQAGEVWNDFVQWTLEEGYWGLENLSLIPGTVGAAPIQNIGAYGVEVKDTLWEVHALDLQTGEPKVFSNKECHFSYRDSYFKQESAGRYLIWDVTFRLPKKNTLHLEYGDIRKEVERNNWPQDPRHVAQAVINIRQSKLPDPKVIGNAGSFFKNPIVSKELRDGLLSKHNDLVSFPFEDRFKLAAGWLIDRAGWKGKKLGPVGMYEKQALVLVNHGGATADDVWKLARQVSSDVHSQFGVEIEAEPIRW
- a CDS encoding PilZ domain-containing protein yields the protein MSSSKTAKRFRTKEMASVEVYGHIGILVAKLRNISQTGAFLEVSQGDYVPQKGDLLNLTVKLDTVDRTHNVAAEVIWSKGLGLGICFINKDQILERMMAKAGAF